Proteins encoded in a region of the Triticum dicoccoides isolate Atlit2015 ecotype Zavitan chromosome 3A, WEW_v2.0, whole genome shotgun sequence genome:
- the LOC119266832 gene encoding uncharacterized protein LOC119266832, which translates to MASTSCWFLFFASVWRLPPMLAGAEEQQGEGCSAKRCGNLTISDPFWLSDQEAGRSCGSQDYEVACQNNGFPGLRSSVPSSSGFGIIDISYEENSLRVVDRGHLELLQASNSCQVMIFNTSVKLAEPFRIDPGNLNLILYNCTEEAAVAAAARRDRDLMQTSLRCGNESKMFVRTGVRYDATGNYGGYALEGCNAVVTPVLGSSSGQTNASDYMQLINDGFLLTWDPLPLAAPVRKFSRQNQSSSFSPHRPLLFAFRC; encoded by the coding sequence ATGGCTAGTACTAGCTGTTGGTTCTTGTTCTTCGCCTCGGTTTGGAGGCTGCCACCGATGCTGGCCGGAGCTGAGGAGCAGCAAGGCGAAGGCTGCTCAGCCAAGAGGTGCGGCAACCTCACCATCTCTGACCCATTCTGGCTCTCTGACCAGGAGGCGGGAAGATCGTGTGGTTCCCAGGACTACGAGGTCGCTTGCCAAAACAATGGTTTTCCAGGTCTACGGAGCTCTGTACCTTCGAGCTCCGGCTTTGGAATCATCGATATCTCTTATGAGGAAAACAGTTTGCGCGTGGTTGATCGAGGCCATCTGGAATTACTGCAAGCCTCCAACAGCTGCCAAGTAATGATATTTAACACCTCCGTCAAACTGGCCGAACCTTTTAGGATCGACCCTGGCAACCTGAACCTCATCTTGTACAACTGCACGGAGGAGGCAGCGGTTGCGGCTGCGGCACGCCGGGACAGAGACCTGATGCAGACGAGCCTGAGATGTGGGAACGAGAGCAAGATGTTTGTTCGCACGGGAGTGCGTTACGACGCGACCGGGAACTATGGCGGCTACGCTTTGGAGGGCTGCAACGCTGTGGTCACTCCGGTGCTTGGCTCATCGTCGGGCCAGACGAACGCGTCCGACTACATGCAGCTCATCAACGATGGCTTTCTCTTGACATGGGATCCGCTCCCTCTCGCAGCACCTGTACGTAAGTTCTCACGCCAAAATCAGTCATCTTCCTTCTCTCCTCATCGCCCCTTATTATTTGCTTTCAGGTGTTGA